In Plasmodium chabaudi chabaudi strain AS genome assembly, chromosome: 9, the following proteins share a genomic window:
- a CDS encoding thioredoxin-like protein, putative: MISKSEIDKFLLAIVGATEETALYYLEMCNGDSDSAIKLYYEINGDVALQNESSQVASETNCGGQTSIEGTVDDAIGDESREREKIKEPNNGNNTEYEEYVREPDKHFSQALINDMDNINFIHFNDKNKNIKKTKIELGDTIGKLFSPPEFLICPLSLEEVRKKSKIENKYIIVNIQNSEFESLKLNRDIWNNETIQEIIKDSFIFWQRDEHDQDAIIFMNTYKITNLPCICVLCKRTGRKLKVWSTKTFDDPICAQSQLYELIENVETKPNNNYSNVNSNNKGVELKNKVVKTDCEKVDNSLSNNVNITYKNEKDITNCVGYSQNNTDISNKINMTDQLKEYSTINNELLELHKIRMQRTQKK, from the exons ATGATTTCTAAAAGTGAAATTGATAAATTCTTGTTAGCTATTG TAGGTGCAACGGAAGAAACAGCTTTGTACTATTTAGAG ATGTGCAATGGGGATAGCGATAGTGCAATCAAATTgtattatgaaataaatggTGATGTGGCTTTACAGAATGAAAGTAGCCAAGTAGCTAGCGAAACAAATTGTGGAGGACAAACAAGTATCGAAGGAACAGTAGACGATGCAATAGGGGATGAAAGTAGAGagagagaaaaaataaaagaaccGAATAATGGTAATAATACAGAATATGAAGAATATGTTAGAGAACCAGATAAACATTTTAGTCAAGCTTTAATTAATGATATGGATAATATAAACTTCATACattttaatgataaaaataaaaatataaaaaaaacaaaaatagaaTTAGGAGATACAATTGGGAAACTTTTTTCTCCTCCTgagtttttaatttgtccTTTATCATTAGAAGAAgttagaaaaaaatcaaaaatcgaaaataaatatattatagtaAATATCCAAAATTCGGAGTTTGAatctttaaaattaaatagaGATATATGGAATAATGAAACGATtcaagaaataataaaagactcattcattttttggCAAAGAGATGAGCATGACCAAGAtgcaataatatttatgaacacgtataag ATAACGAACCTCCCATGTATATGTGTTTTATGCAAAAGGACGGGAAGAAAGTTAAAAGTGTGGAGCACTAAAACGTTTGATGATCCTATATGTGCACAATCCCAATTATATGAACTGATTGAAAATGTTGAAACAAAgccaaataataattatagtaATGTAAATAGTAACAATAAAGGTgtagaattaaaaaataaggtGGTTAAAACCGATTGTGAAAAAGTTGATAATTCTCTTtcaaataatgtaaatataacttataaaaatgaaaaggatATTACTAATTGTGTGGGTTATTCTCAAAACAATACAGACATttctaataaaataaatatgactgatcaattaaaagaatatagtacaataaataatgaactATTAGAATTGCATAAAATTAGGATGCAGCGaactcaaaaaaaatag